From the Lancefieldella sp. Marseille-Q7238 genome, one window contains:
- a CDS encoding ABC transporter ATP-binding protein, with translation MLRYLYLNQKGKLILFVVFSLLSSLFEIALSYVMLQSVDLAVSGQLSDALNYGLWFALYIACYFFVDLLCRHLRWAVLRGSQTNLRDDLMQQILKQPVPEFHTHNTAQWLSVLTNDLDLLDETYFRVFVDTLVDIFSGVVSLAILLFISPWLALFILAMIAVQMLIPKFMAPRISKRRAEQSKSAERFTVTANEHLEGFDLLRSFHLSEASREAMSEANRSWEESRFQARYVSSLARLLSFTVGQIIYIGIYFIGAILTLQGLMTVGMMVAASQLVVYIASPIQNVSDAITDMRGAKEIIRKFRALLDRKDSAEDGTRDIPSQFSSLTADHVFYSYDKERPILSDISFSLERGGKYLLEGDSGSGKTTLIHLLIDALQPDKGQILLDGHPIKEYKSEKYARFIIPCSQQTFIFNASIRDNITLFQKTFSDEEVIVALKQSGFEEILTRYPEGLDHLIHQSGSSLSGGERQRLALARIFLFKPQIVIYDESFAHLDAASVQSLIDAVMADTDRTVIMTSHQVTPEIRKRFRSLVLRNGDVREQGKDDCR, from the coding sequence ATGCTGAGATATCTCTATCTGAATCAAAAAGGCAAACTCATTCTCTTTGTTGTTTTCTCCCTCCTAAGCAGTTTGTTTGAAATAGCGCTTTCATATGTGATGCTGCAGTCCGTTGACCTTGCCGTGAGCGGTCAGCTTTCGGATGCCTTGAACTACGGGCTTTGGTTTGCCCTGTATATTGCTTGTTACTTCTTTGTGGATCTGCTCTGCAGGCACCTTCGCTGGGCGGTGCTTCGCGGCAGCCAGACAAATTTGCGTGATGATCTTATGCAACAGATCCTCAAGCAGCCTGTTCCTGAATTTCATACGCACAATACTGCTCAGTGGCTTTCCGTACTTACCAATGATCTTGATCTGCTTGACGAGACCTATTTTCGTGTCTTTGTCGATACGCTGGTGGATATTTTCTCCGGCGTCGTCAGCTTGGCGATCCTTCTGTTCATATCACCGTGGCTTGCACTCTTTATTCTCGCTATGATCGCCGTTCAGATGCTGATTCCTAAGTTTATGGCGCCTCGTATTTCCAAAAGGCGAGCAGAGCAGTCTAAGTCGGCAGAGCGTTTTACGGTCACCGCCAACGAGCATCTTGAGGGCTTTGACCTCCTGAGAAGCTTCCATCTTAGTGAGGCTTCGCGAGAGGCAATGAGTGAGGCAAACCGGAGTTGGGAAGAGAGCAGGTTTCAGGCGCGCTATGTGAGTTCGCTGGCACGCCTGCTTTCCTTTACCGTAGGCCAGATCATCTACATCGGCATTTACTTCATCGGAGCCATCCTCACTCTTCAGGGTCTGATGACAGTCGGCATGATGGTGGCGGCTTCTCAGCTTGTGGTCTACATTGCAAGCCCCATCCAAAATGTCAGCGATGCCATCACTGATATGCGTGGCGCCAAGGAGATCATCAGGAAGTTCCGCGCTCTTCTCGATAGGAAGGACTCTGCTGAAGACGGAACAAGAGATATCCCCTCGCAGTTCTCAAGCCTTACTGCAGACCATGTTTTTTACAGTTACGATAAAGAGCGTCCTATCCTATCGGATATCAGCTTCAGCCTTGAGCGCGGCGGCAAGTATCTTCTTGAGGGAGATTCCGGAAGCGGCAAGACTACACTGATCCATCTGCTGATCGATGCGCTGCAGCCGGACAAAGGGCAGATCCTTTTGGACGGACATCCCATCAAAGAGTATAAAAGCGAGAAGTATGCCCGCTTTATCATCCCCTGTTCTCAGCAGACCTTCATTTTTAACGCAAGTATCCGAGACAATATCACTTTATTCCAGAAGACTTTTAGCGACGAAGAGGTAATTGTTGCTCTCAAGCAATCGGGCTTTGAGGAGATCCTCACGCGATATCCGGAGGGTCTGGATCACCTGATCCACCAGTCGGGAAGCAGTCTTTCCGGGGGAGAGAGGCAAAGGCTGGCGCTGGCCCGCATCTTCCTCTTCAAGCCTCAGATCGTGATCTATGACGAAAGCTTTGCGCACCTGGACGCCGCATCGGTTCAAAGTTTGATTGATGCGGTGATGGCGGATACGGACAGGACCGTTATCATGACGTCTCATCAGGTAACGCCTGAGATCAGAAAGCGTTTCCGGTCTCTTGTTCTGAGGAATGGGGATGTCCGAGAGCAGGGTAAGGACGACTGCCGCTAA
- a CDS encoding MerR family transcriptional regulator: MARKSDENRKSRESRNKPLYMISVAAELTGMHPQTLRVYEQKGLVNPGRSRGNTRLYSRADIDRLNLVAKLTDEGINLAGVVRILDMRERAVEKDDEIDELRARVRELEDELHEYKMRERITSLARYEESSPEQIMQRLLGMSSDSDPEDTKEV, encoded by the coding sequence GGGAAAGTCGCAATAAGCCGCTGTATATGATCAGCGTTGCAGCCGAGCTCACCGGCATGCATCCGCAGACGCTGCGCGTGTATGAGCAGAAAGGCCTGGTCAATCCGGGCCGATCTCGCGGCAATACCCGTCTGTACTCGCGTGCGGATATCGACCGGCTCAATCTTGTGGCAAAGCTGACAGACGAGGGCATCAATCTTGCCGGCGTTGTGCGCATCCTTGATATGCGTGAGCGCGCTGTCGAGAAGGACGATGAGATCGATGAGCTCCGCGCTCGCGTTCGTGAGCTTGAAGATGAGCTGCATGAATATAAAATGCGCGAGCGCATCACTTCGCTTGCCCGCTACGAGGAGTCAAGTCCCGAGCAGATCATGCAGCGTCTTTTAGGCATGTCTTCAGATTCTGATCCTGAGGATACGAAAGAGGTATAG
- a CDS encoding PIN domain-containing protein produces the protein MRLLVDTNVLLDIFLAREPFVADARKLLVMEQFRDAELWTSAQSYTDLFYIGAKAHGPERMQKMTEEALPLFKICSLEQTDIRAALAAGWKDFEDCLIWRVAKKVKADYIITRNTRDFSRSTIPALTPSEFFSRIESEFHLAYDEAPV, from the coding sequence ATGAGACTCTTGGTTGATACCAACGTGCTTCTAGACATCTTTCTGGCGAGAGAGCCCTTTGTTGCAGATGCAAGAAAGCTGCTTGTCATGGAGCAATTTCGTGATGCGGAACTGTGGACATCAGCTCAGTCATATACCGATTTGTTTTATATCGGCGCTAAAGCGCACGGTCCTGAACGTATGCAAAAGATGACGGAAGAAGCCCTTCCCCTATTCAAGATTTGTTCTCTAGAGCAAACAGATATTCGCGCCGCGCTTGCCGCAGGCTGGAAAGATTTTGAGGATTGTCTTATCTGGCGTGTCGCAAAGAAGGTGAAAGCGGACTATATTATTACGAGAAATACGCGCGACTTCTCCCGTTCAACTATTCCAGCGCTGACTCCTTCTGAGTTCTTCTCGCGTATCGAATC